The following coding sequences are from one Pseudomonas oryzae window:
- a CDS encoding transglycosylase domain-containing protein, with the protein MGAPEPSSAVADQPACSAARKKASAASKRRIWRVRAGFAVVLLAGAVLAGRWLMEEARTSEWQSRLLSDWSTKLDFTVEPGPSDAIRFPTQGPFDQRLGYVGLPEFIQRLTSQGYAIERQARFSPPLLEYTGHGLYPPYREKTHAGLDISDCRGEPMFNFRHPQRHYGNFAEIPSLVVASLLFIENRHLLDRDTPHQNPAVDWPRFVMAAWTQLASRLDPEADSAGGSTLATQIEKFRHSPEGRTPNAPEKLRQMLSASVRAYHEGRETLPLRQEIVHDYVNSVPLSAAAGYGEVHGLGDGLWVWFAADFAQTNRALAGGPEVGLDEQALALRQVLALMIAQRRPSWYLTDGRAELAELTDSHLRVLASAGIISAPLRDAALQQQLVFRNPATDPALPPVAPDKGINAVRTRLVRQLGLPLYDLDRLDLSVDATLNQPLQQAVSAYLDKLADPAFAEQVGLFGERLLSPELTADVRYSFTLFERGANGNRVRVQTDTTGQPFDINEGSKLELGSTAKLRVLATYLEMVAELHERHAGKPPAELRALYQAANERDNLSRWALDWLRVNPRASLSEMLDAAMERQYSASPGETFFTGGGAHVFNNFRKEDNGRRPTMREALRESINLPFVRLLRDLVRYSTYQMEHSTQLLADDKNPRRLEYLARFADTEGTVFLQRFWRKYRDKPNQEMFETLLEGLRLSPPRLAAIHRYLYPQASREEFAQVMKTHLGTRLPPPKKLDELYDRYGPGAYSLPDQGYIARVHPLELWLIGYRMQNPQASFSAAAAASRDERQEVYGWLFKTRHRSARDSRIRIMVEVEAFTDIHQRWARLGFPFDHMVPSLASALGSSGDRPAALAELMGIILNDGVRLPTVRIDNLDFAIATPYETRLERMQTDGERVMRREVASALRNALADVVENGTARRLKGVLAQADGQPIMIGGKTGTGDNRIETVTRSGWVTSSTARNRTATFVFFLGPRHFGTLTAYVAGREAERFSFTSALPVQTLKGMLPMLQPYLLAEATACQPPEAEAVTRTEMLVNRKPPAR; encoded by the coding sequence ATGGGTGCTCCCGAGCCGTCTTCCGCCGTAGCCGATCAGCCGGCGTGTTCCGCTGCCCGCAAGAAAGCCTCGGCGGCCAGCAAGCGGCGCATCTGGCGGGTGCGGGCCGGCTTCGCGGTGGTGCTGCTGGCCGGCGCGGTGCTCGCCGGCCGCTGGCTGATGGAGGAGGCGCGCACCTCCGAGTGGCAGTCGCGTCTGCTCAGCGACTGGTCGACGAAGCTGGACTTCACCGTCGAACCGGGGCCGAGCGATGCCATCCGCTTTCCCACCCAGGGTCCGTTCGACCAGCGCCTGGGCTACGTCGGTCTGCCGGAGTTCATCCAGCGCCTGACCAGCCAGGGCTACGCGATCGAGCGCCAGGCACGCTTCTCGCCGCCGCTGCTGGAGTACACCGGCCACGGCCTGTATCCGCCCTACCGCGAGAAGACCCACGCCGGCCTCGACATCAGCGATTGCCGCGGCGAGCCGATGTTCAATTTCCGCCATCCGCAGCGCCACTACGGCAACTTCGCGGAGATCCCGTCGCTGGTGGTGGCCAGCCTGCTGTTCATCGAGAACCGTCACCTGCTCGACCGTGACACGCCGCACCAGAACCCGGCGGTGGACTGGCCGCGCTTTGTCATGGCCGCCTGGACCCAGCTGGCCAGCCGGCTGGACCCCGAGGCCGACTCGGCCGGCGGCAGCACCCTGGCCACCCAGATCGAGAAGTTCCGCCACTCGCCGGAGGGGCGCACCCCGAATGCTCCGGAGAAGCTGCGGCAGATGCTCTCGGCGAGTGTCCGCGCCTACCACGAGGGCCGCGAAACCCTGCCGTTGCGCCAGGAAATCGTTCACGACTACGTCAACAGCGTGCCGCTCTCGGCGGCCGCCGGCTACGGCGAAGTACACGGCCTGGGCGACGGCCTGTGGGTGTGGTTCGCCGCCGATTTCGCCCAGACCAACCGGGCGCTGGCCGGTGGCCCGGAGGTCGGTCTGGACGAGCAGGCCCTGGCGCTGCGCCAGGTGCTGGCGCTGATGATCGCCCAGCGCCGGCCGTCCTGGTACCTCACCGACGGCCGCGCCGAGCTGGCCGAGCTGACCGACAGCCACCTGCGCGTGCTGGCCAGTGCCGGGATCATCTCCGCGCCACTGCGCGATGCGGCGCTGCAGCAGCAGCTGGTGTTCCGCAACCCGGCCACCGATCCGGCGCTGCCGCCGGTGGCGCCGGACAAGGGCATCAACGCCGTGCGCACGCGCCTGGTGCGCCAGCTCGGTCTGCCGCTGTACGACCTCGACCGTCTCGACCTGTCGGTCGACGCCACCCTCAACCAGCCCCTGCAGCAGGCGGTCAGCGCTTACCTCGACAAGCTCGCCGACCCGGCCTTCGCCGAGCAGGTGGGACTGTTCGGCGAGCGCCTGCTCAGCCCCGAGCTGACCGCCGACGTGCGCTACAGCTTCACCCTGTTCGAGCGCGGCGCCAACGGCAACCGCGTGCGCGTGCAGACCGACACCACCGGCCAGCCATTCGACATCAACGAGGGCAGCAAGCTGGAGCTGGGCTCCACCGCCAAGCTGCGCGTGCTGGCCACCTATCTGGAGATGGTCGCCGAGCTGCACGAGCGGCATGCCGGCAAGCCACCGGCCGAGCTGCGCGCGCTCTACCAGGCCGCCAACGAGCGTGACAACCTCAGCCGCTGGGCGCTCGACTGGCTGCGCGTCAACCCGCGGGCCAGCCTGAGCGAGATGCTCGACGCCGCCATGGAGCGCCAGTACTCGGCCAGCCCCGGGGAGACCTTCTTCACCGGCGGCGGCGCCCACGTGTTCAACAACTTCCGCAAGGAGGACAACGGCCGCCGGCCGACCATGCGCGAGGCGCTGCGCGAGTCGATCAACCTGCCGTTCGTGCGCCTGCTGCGCGACCTGGTGCGCTACAGCACCTACCAGATGGAGCACAGCACCCAGCTGCTCGCCGACGACAAGAACCCGCGCCGTCTCGAGTACCTGGCCCGCTTCGCCGATACCGAGGGCACCGTGTTCCTCCAGCGCTTCTGGCGCAAGTACCGCGACAAGCCGAACCAGGAGATGTTCGAAACCCTGCTCGAGGGCTTGCGCCTGAGCCCGCCGCGTCTGGCCGCGATCCACCGCTACCTGTACCCGCAGGCCAGCCGCGAGGAGTTCGCCCAGGTCATGAAGACCCACCTGGGCACCCGCCTGCCGCCGCCGAAGAAGCTCGACGAGCTGTACGACCGCTATGGCCCCGGCGCCTACAGCCTGCCCGACCAGGGCTACATCGCCCGCGTGCATCCACTGGAGCTGTGGCTGATCGGCTACCGCATGCAAAATCCGCAGGCCAGCTTCAGCGCCGCCGCCGCGGCCAGCCGCGACGAGCGCCAGGAGGTGTACGGCTGGCTGTTCAAGACCCGCCATCGCAGCGCCCGCGACAGCCGCATCCGCATCATGGTCGAGGTCGAGGCGTTCACCGACATCCACCAGCGCTGGGCGCGCCTGGGCTTCCCGTTCGATCACATGGTGCCGTCGCTGGCCAGCGCGCTGGGCAGCTCCGGCGACCGTCCGGCGGCGCTGGCCGAGCTGATGGGCATCATCCTCAACGACGGCGTGCGCCTGCCGACCGTGCGCATCGACAACCTCGACTTCGCCATCGCCACTCCCTACGAGACCCGCCTGGAGCGCATGCAGACCGACGGCGAGCGAGTGATGCGCCGCGAGGTGGCCAGCGCCCTGCGCAACGCGCTGGCCGACGTGGTGGAGAACGGCACGGCGCGGCGCCTCAAGGGCGTGCTGGCCCAGGCCGACGGCCAGCCGATCATGATCGGCGGCAAGACCGGCACCGGCGACAACCGCATCGAGACGGTGACCCGCAGCGGCTGGGTGACCAGTTCGACGGCGCGCAACCGCACCGCCACCTTCGTGTTCTTCCTCGGCCCGCGCCATTTCGGCACCCTCACCGCCTACGTCGCCGGGCGCGAGGCCGAGCGCTTCAGCTTCACCTCGGCGCTGCCGGTGCAGACGCTCAAGGGCATGCTGCCGATGCTGCAGCCCTACCTGCTGGCCGAGGCCACCGCCTGTCAGCCGCCCGAGGCCGAGGCGGTGACCCGTACGGAAATGCTCGTCAACCGCAAGCCCCCTGCCCGATGA
- a CDS encoding gamma-glutamyltransferase family protein codes for MKATARHPWLHPAALGACLLLASCAAAPKPAPLAIRPIQPEAASGYQTKPGWQLQRYAVAAANPLAAEAGRGILQAGGSALDAAIAVQMVLGLVEPQSSGIGGGAFLLHWDGQRLDAWDGRETAPADADEQLFLNGDGQPMAFMEAVLGGRSVGVPGVVKMLEAAHRAHGKLPWAALFVPAIDLAEQGFAVSPRLHQLLAGDQYLRLDPAAAAFYYHSDGTPLAVGERLRNPALAEILRRIARQGSAAFYEGAVARDLVERVRRDPRSPGRLQLADLQGYRPLRREALCQLWLAQYRVCGFPPPSSGQITQMQILGLLEQLPALDTPLDKRMPSAQFLHRYSEAAKLAFADRAQYIADPAFVLPPAGDWRSLLAPAYLRQRAALIGERSMGSASHGVPGGTPLAWAPQADQEEYGTSHVSVVDARGRALAMTSSIEQAFGARLLSDGGTGLPGGFLLNNQLTDFALAPRDGEGRPVANRVEPGKRPRSSMSPTLVFDAASGGLLASLGSPGGAGIIHFNAKTLLGLFQWNLDAQHAIDLPNFTNFNGPTVLEQGRFPPATVEQLREMGHEVGESELPSGLQAIQRNPQGWFGGADPRREGVVLGE; via the coding sequence ATGAAAGCCACCGCCCGTCATCCCTGGCTGCACCCGGCAGCCCTCGGCGCCTGCCTGCTGCTGGCCAGCTGCGCCGCAGCGCCCAAGCCCGCCCCGCTGGCGATCCGGCCGATCCAGCCCGAGGCCGCCAGCGGCTACCAGACCAAGCCCGGCTGGCAGCTGCAGCGCTATGCGGTGGCCGCCGCCAATCCGCTGGCCGCCGAGGCCGGCCGCGGCATCCTGCAGGCCGGCGGCAGCGCGCTGGACGCGGCGATCGCCGTGCAGATGGTGCTCGGCCTGGTCGAGCCGCAGTCCAGCGGCATCGGCGGCGGCGCCTTCCTGCTGCACTGGGACGGCCAGCGCCTGGATGCCTGGGACGGTCGCGAAACCGCGCCGGCAGATGCCGACGAGCAGCTGTTCCTCAACGGCGACGGCCAGCCGATGGCGTTCATGGAGGCGGTGCTCGGTGGCCGCTCGGTCGGCGTGCCCGGCGTGGTGAAGATGCTCGAGGCGGCGCACCGTGCCCACGGCAAGCTGCCCTGGGCGGCGCTGTTCGTCCCGGCCATCGACCTCGCCGAACAGGGCTTCGCGGTCAGCCCGCGTCTGCACCAGCTGCTCGCCGGCGACCAGTACCTGCGCCTCGATCCGGCGGCCGCGGCCTTCTACTACCACAGCGACGGCACGCCGCTGGCGGTGGGCGAGCGCCTGCGCAATCCGGCGCTGGCCGAGATACTGCGGCGCATCGCCCGGCAGGGTAGCGCCGCCTTCTACGAGGGCGCGGTGGCCCGGGATCTGGTCGAGCGGGTGCGCCGCGACCCGCGCAGCCCCGGCCGCCTGCAGCTGGCCGACCTGCAGGGCTACCGGCCGCTGCGCCGCGAGGCGCTGTGCCAGCTGTGGCTGGCGCAGTACCGGGTGTGCGGCTTCCCGCCGCCCTCCTCCGGGCAGATCACCCAGATGCAGATCCTCGGACTGCTCGAGCAGCTGCCCGCGCTCGACACGCCACTGGACAAGCGCATGCCCTCCGCGCAGTTCCTGCACCGCTACAGCGAGGCGGCCAAGCTGGCCTTCGCCGACCGCGCGCAGTACATCGCCGACCCGGCCTTCGTGCTGCCGCCGGCCGGCGACTGGCGCAGCCTGCTCGCCCCGGCCTACCTCAGACAGCGCGCCGCGCTGATCGGTGAACGCAGCATGGGCAGCGCCAGCCACGGCGTGCCCGGCGGCACGCCGCTGGCCTGGGCGCCGCAGGCGGATCAGGAGGAGTACGGCACCAGTCACGTCAGCGTGGTCGACGCCCGGGGCCGCGCGCTGGCGATGACCAGCAGCATCGAGCAGGCCTTCGGCGCGCGCCTGCTCAGCGACGGCGGCACCGGCCTGCCCGGCGGCTTCCTGCTCAACAACCAGCTCACCGACTTCGCCCTCGCCCCGCGCGACGGCGAAGGCCGGCCGGTGGCCAACCGGGTCGAACCGGGCAAGCGGCCACGCTCGAGCATGAGTCCGACCCTGGTGTTCGACGCCGCCAGTGGCGGCCTGCTGGCCAGCCTGGGCTCGCCCGGCGGCGCCGGGATCATCCACTTCAACGCCAAGACCCTGCTCGGGCTGTTCCAGTGGAACCTGGATGCCCAGCACGCCATCGACCTGCCCAACTTCACCAACTTCAACGGGCCGACCGTGCTCGAGCAGGGGCGCTTCCCGCCGGCCACCGTGGAGCAGCTGCGCGAGATGGGGCACGAGGTCGGCGAGAGCGAGCTGCCCAGCGGCCTGCAGGCGATCCAGCGCAACCCGCAAGGCTGGTTCGGCGGCGCCGACCCGCGCCGCGAAGGCGTGGTGCTCGGCGAGTGA
- a CDS encoding VF530 family protein → MNQPPKNPLHGVTLEALLTALVAHYGWDGLAQRVDIRCFKSDPSIKSSLTFLRRTPWAREKVEALYVRLQQRKG, encoded by the coding sequence ATGAACCAGCCCCCGAAGAACCCGCTGCATGGCGTGACCCTGGAAGCCCTGCTCACCGCGCTGGTGGCTCACTACGGCTGGGACGGCCTGGCCCAGCGCGTCGATATCCGCTGCTTCAAGAGCGATCCCAGCATCAAGTCGAGCCTGACCTTCCTGCGCCGCACGCCCTGGGCGCGGGAAAAGGTCGAGGCACTGTACGTCCGCCTGCAGCAGCGCAAGGGCTGA
- a CDS encoding FHA domain-containing protein: protein MLKLHFKDSRQAPIWLVEERFTIGQDRRNQLVLGDPGISDFHAEILLQDGQHFLRDCGSAAGTFVNGERIGGQYQLRPRDQVRIGNVELLLLEPNKAPSVRPDATVRWFLQVVGGEQVGKKFHVQPGSLGFGRSPKSELCFSDPELSRRHCEFFLKDDVLEVKDLASANGVYVNHKKVATAALRPGDEVRMGSVTLLVIGPNVAARPPVEEEDDSDATQFVRAIDLPKAEPRAQVARGGATANPLRAAAPAPAAVASVDEGGSLKRVLLIGSAALLAVVVGALLFLAR, encoded by the coding sequence ATGCTCAAACTGCACTTCAAGGACAGTCGTCAGGCGCCCATCTGGCTGGTCGAGGAGCGCTTCACCATCGGCCAGGATCGCCGCAACCAGCTGGTGCTCGGCGATCCCGGCATCAGCGATTTCCACGCCGAGATCCTGCTGCAGGACGGCCAGCACTTCCTGCGCGACTGCGGCAGCGCCGCAGGCACCTTCGTCAACGGCGAACGTATCGGCGGTCAGTACCAGTTGCGCCCGCGCGATCAGGTCCGCATCGGCAACGTCGAGCTGCTGCTGCTCGAGCCGAACAAGGCGCCCAGCGTGCGACCCGACGCCACGGTGCGCTGGTTCCTGCAGGTGGTCGGTGGCGAGCAGGTCGGCAAGAAGTTCCATGTCCAGCCGGGCAGCCTCGGCTTCGGCCGCTCGCCGAAGAGCGAGCTGTGCTTCAGCGACCCGGAACTGTCGCGCCGCCACTGCGAGTTCTTCCTCAAGGACGACGTGCTGGAGGTCAAGGACCTGGCCTCGGCCAACGGCGTCTACGTCAACCACAAGAAGGTCGCCACCGCCGCGCTGCGCCCGGGCGACGAGGTGCGCATGGGCTCGGTGACCCTGTTGGTGATCGGTCCGAACGTGGCGGCCCGCCCGCCGGTCGAGGAAGAGGACGACAGTGACGCCACCCAGTTCGTGCGCGCCATCGACCTGCCCAAGGCGGAGCCCAGGGCGCAGGTCGCGCGTGGTGGCGCCACCGCCAACCCGCTGCGCGCCGCCGCGCCAGCGCCGGCGGCCGTGGCCAGCGTGGACGAGGGAGGCTCGCTGAAGCGGGTGCTGCTGATCGGTAGTGCCGCACTGCTGGCGGTGGTGGTCGGCGCGCTGCTGTTCCTCGCGCGCTAG
- a CDS encoding serine/threonine-protein kinase, which translates to MSDSALQIPGYTLHGPLGKGGMAEVHLATQQSLQRKVAIKILSKSEDQEFIQRFIKEGHLVASLHHPAIITIYDIDQLADGRHYLAMEYLPGGDLARHKGEVFAAERALAIVRQIASGLAVVHDKGLVHRDVKPANILFRGDGTAVLTDFGVAKDLDLDSELTQFGIAVGSPAYSSPEQAQCQPLDARSDIYSLGVILLEMLTGSNPFRAGNYTQTVMNHLQMAPPLLPTPLAACQGLLVRMLAKDPAQRFPDCRALLAALDKIELVDPEATRIGPAVGLNATRADALPAAPAATSPGPRKAVWPVLLSVLALLVTLTAGGLYWQQQRQIDDLLTRAEQRLAEGQLVEPLQDNAEHYFHEVLRIDQRNQAALAGLARVKAARIAGLLSIGEQRLVEGQLVEPAQDSAEHYFRAALELDAEHTAALDGVRRLQEARIAAHLARAEQSIAEQRLLQPEDDSAVFYYRQILDWAPGNPQALEGLQRVAALYRDLARASYRRGDFPEALDMIERGLQVQPDHAELLAMRDEHQELLAEARAARAARASRPAAQPRQQSSAGSTQNGDANPIKRVWNNLFGN; encoded by the coding sequence ATGAGCGACAGTGCACTGCAAATTCCCGGCTACACCCTGCATGGCCCGTTGGGCAAGGGCGGCATGGCCGAAGTCCATCTCGCCACCCAGCAGTCGCTGCAGCGCAAGGTGGCGATCAAGATCCTCAGCAAGTCCGAGGATCAGGAGTTCATCCAGCGCTTCATCAAGGAAGGCCACCTGGTCGCCTCGCTGCACCATCCGGCGATCATCACCATCTACGACATCGACCAGTTGGCCGATGGCCGCCATTACCTGGCCATGGAGTATCTGCCGGGCGGCGACCTCGCCCGGCACAAGGGCGAGGTGTTCGCCGCCGAGCGCGCCCTGGCGATCGTCCGCCAGATCGCCAGCGGCCTGGCGGTGGTCCACGACAAGGGCCTGGTGCACCGCGACGTCAAGCCGGCCAACATCCTGTTCCGCGGCGACGGCACCGCGGTGCTCACCGATTTCGGCGTGGCCAAGGACCTCGATCTCGACAGCGAGCTGACCCAGTTCGGCATCGCCGTCGGCAGTCCGGCCTACAGCAGCCCGGAGCAGGCGCAGTGCCAGCCGCTGGATGCGCGCAGCGACATCTACAGCCTGGGCGTGATCCTGTTGGAGATGCTCACCGGCAGCAACCCGTTCCGCGCCGGCAACTACACGCAGACGGTGATGAACCACCTGCAGATGGCGCCGCCGCTGCTGCCGACGCCGCTGGCCGCCTGCCAGGGGCTGCTGGTGCGCATGCTGGCCAAGGACCCGGCGCAGCGCTTCCCCGACTGTCGCGCCCTGCTGGCGGCGCTGGACAAGATCGAGCTGGTCGACCCCGAGGCGACGCGCATCGGCCCGGCGGTCGGTCTGAACGCCACGCGTGCGGACGCGCTGCCGGCGGCGCCCGCCGCTACCAGCCCCGGGCCGCGCAAGGCCGTCTGGCCGGTGCTGCTCAGCGTGCTGGCGCTGCTGGTCACCCTGACTGCCGGCGGCCTCTACTGGCAGCAGCAGAGGCAGATCGACGACCTGCTGACCCGGGCCGAACAGCGCCTGGCCGAAGGCCAGCTGGTCGAGCCGCTGCAGGACAACGCCGAGCACTATTTCCACGAGGTGCTGCGCATCGACCAGCGCAATCAGGCCGCCCTCGCCGGGCTCGCGCGGGTGAAGGCCGCGCGCATCGCCGGACTGCTCAGCATCGGCGAGCAGCGTCTGGTCGAAGGCCAGCTGGTGGAGCCGGCGCAGGACAGCGCCGAGCACTACTTCCGCGCCGCCCTCGAGCTGGACGCCGAGCATACCGCGGCCCTCGACGGCGTGCGCCGCCTGCAGGAAGCGCGTATCGCCGCGCATCTCGCCCGTGCCGAGCAGAGCATCGCCGAGCAGCGCCTGCTGCAGCCGGAGGACGACAGCGCGGTGTTCTACTACCGGCAGATCCTCGACTGGGCGCCGGGCAACCCGCAGGCCCTGGAGGGCCTGCAGCGGGTTGCCGCGCTGTATCGCGACCTGGCCCGGGCGTCCTACCGGCGCGGCGACTTCCCCGAAGCCCTGGACATGATCGAGCGCGGCCTGCAGGTACAGCCCGACCACGCAGAGCTGCTCGCCATGCGCGACGAACACCAGGAGCTGCTCGCCGAGGCGCGTGCCGCCCGCGCCGCGCGTGCCAGCCGGCCGGCGGCGCAGCCGCGCCAGCAGAGCAGCGCCGGCAGCACCCAGAATGGCGATGCCAACCCGATCAAGCGGGTGTGGAACAACCTTTTCGGTAACTGA
- a CDS encoding PP2C family protein-serine/threonine phosphatase: MSITLPAHRLGYAALTAVGRVRAHNEDAILCCPHLGLWAVADGMGGHQRGEVASSLALKTLRQQTQRGVVLLDAVQAANAAILAAADADDGSRGMGTTLVAAQFAGAAFEVAWVGDSRAYRIGSQGIERLTRDHSLVQALVDAGQLTPEQASSHPRRNVVTQCLGRADQALTVDVVLGELGPGELLLLCSDGLSGELSDVRIHEICAGADTLEAMTCQLVEAANQAGGRDNISCIVLGLGEPAAAAAEPRGLLDKLFKSAKS, encoded by the coding sequence ATGTCCATCACGCTTCCCGCCCATCGACTGGGATACGCGGCGCTGACGGCGGTCGGCCGGGTCCGCGCGCACAACGAGGACGCCATTCTCTGCTGCCCGCACCTGGGGCTGTGGGCGGTGGCCGACGGCATGGGCGGGCACCAGCGTGGCGAGGTGGCCAGCAGCCTGGCCCTGAAGACCCTGCGCCAGCAGACCCAGCGCGGCGTCGTTCTGCTCGATGCTGTTCAGGCCGCCAATGCCGCCATTCTCGCCGCGGCCGACGCCGACGATGGCAGTCGCGGCATGGGCACCACCCTGGTGGCGGCGCAATTCGCCGGTGCCGCGTTCGAGGTGGCCTGGGTCGGCGACAGCCGCGCCTACCGTATCGGCAGCCAGGGCATCGAGCGCCTGACCCGCGATCACAGCCTGGTCCAGGCGCTGGTCGATGCCGGACAACTGACCCCCGAGCAGGCCAGCAGCCACCCGCGGCGCAACGTGGTGACCCAGTGCCTGGGGCGCGCCGACCAAGCGCTGACGGTGGACGTGGTGCTGGGTGAGCTGGGCCCGGGCGAGCTGCTGCTGCTGTGCAGCGACGGCCTCAGCGGCGAGCTCAGCGACGTGCGGATCCACGAGATCTGCGCCGGCGCCGACACCCTGGAGGCCATGACGTGCCAGCTGGTCGAGGCCGCCAACCAGGCGGGCGGGCGGGACAACATCTCCTGCATCGTCCTCGGTCTGGGCGAGCCGGCGGCCGCTGCCGCCGAGCCGCGCGGCCTGCTCGACAAGCTGTTCAAATCCGCAAAATCCTGA
- the putP gene encoding sodium/proline symporter PutP, protein MSMTNPTLITFVIYIAAMVLIGFIAYRSTNNLSDYILGGRSLGSFVTALSAGASDMSGWLLMGLPGAVYLSGLSEGWIAIGLIVGAYLNWLFVAGRLRVQTEHNGNALTLPDYFTNRFEDSSRVLRIFSAVVILVFFTIYCASGVVAGARLFESTFGISYETALWAGAAATIAYTFVGGFLAVSWTDTVQASLMIFALILTPIIVMVATGGIDPTFAAIELKDAAHFDMLKGASFIGVISLMAWGLGYFGQPHILARFMAADSVKSIPNARRISMAWMIFCLAGAVAVGFFGIAYFAAHPELGVAVEANPERVFIELAKILFNPWVAGVLLSAILAAVMSTLSCQLLVCSSALTEDFYKAFFRKGASQTELVWVGRAMVLLVAVIAIAIASNPESKVLGLVSYAWAGFGAAFGPVVIFSLLWKGMTRNGALAGMLLGAVTVVLWKNFFGWTGLYEIIPGFILCTLGILIFSRVGNAPSAAMLKRFDEAEKEYRDAHI, encoded by the coding sequence ATGAGCATGACCAACCCGACCTTGATCACCTTCGTGATCTACATTGCCGCGATGGTGCTGATCGGCTTCATCGCCTACCGCTCCACCAACAACCTTTCCGACTACATCCTCGGCGGGCGCAGCCTGGGCAGCTTCGTCACCGCGCTGTCCGCCGGTGCTTCCGACATGAGCGGCTGGCTGCTGATGGGCCTGCCCGGCGCTGTCTACCTGTCCGGCCTGTCGGAGGGCTGGATCGCCATCGGCCTGATCGTCGGCGCCTACCTCAACTGGCTGTTCGTCGCCGGCCGCCTGCGCGTGCAGACCGAGCACAACGGCAACGCCCTGACCCTGCCGGACTACTTCACCAACCGCTTCGAGGATAGCAGCCGCGTCCTGCGCATCTTCTCCGCGGTGGTGATCCTGGTGTTCTTCACCATCTACTGCGCCTCCGGCGTGGTCGCCGGCGCGCGCCTGTTCGAGAGCACCTTCGGCATCTCCTACGAGACCGCGCTGTGGGCCGGCGCTGCCGCCACCATCGCCTACACCTTCGTCGGCGGCTTCCTCGCGGTGAGCTGGACCGACACCGTGCAGGCCAGCCTGATGATCTTCGCCCTGATCCTCACCCCGATCATCGTGATGGTCGCCACCGGCGGCATCGATCCGACCTTCGCCGCCATCGAGCTGAAGGACGCCGCCCACTTCGACATGCTCAAGGGCGCCAGCTTCATCGGCGTGATCTCGCTGATGGCCTGGGGTCTGGGCTACTTCGGCCAGCCGCACATCCTCGCCCGCTTCATGGCCGCCGATTCGGTCAAGTCGATCCCCAACGCCCGTCGCATCTCCATGGCCTGGATGATCTTCTGCCTGGCCGGCGCCGTGGCCGTGGGTTTCTTCGGCATCGCCTACTTCGCCGCGCACCCGGAGCTGGGCGTGGCGGTCGAGGCCAACCCGGAGCGCGTGTTCATCGAGCTGGCGAAGATCCTGTTCAACCCGTGGGTCGCCGGCGTGCTGCTCTCCGCCATTCTCGCCGCGGTGATGTCGACCCTCAGCTGCCAGCTGCTGGTCTGCTCCAGTGCGCTGACCGAGGACTTCTACAAGGCCTTCTTCCGCAAGGGCGCCAGCCAGACCGAGCTGGTCTGGGTCGGCCGCGCCATGGTGCTGCTGGTCGCCGTGATCGCCATCGCCATCGCCTCCAACCCGGAGAGCAAGGTGCTCGGCCTGGTGTCCTACGCTTGGGCTGGCTTCGGTGCCGCCTTCGGCCCGGTGGTGATCTTCTCCCTGCTGTGGAAGGGCATGACCCGCAACGGCGCGCTGGCCGGCATGCTGCTCGGCGCGGTGACCGTGGTGCTGTGGAAGAACTTCTTCGGCTGGACCGGCCTGTACGAGATCATCCCGGGCTTCATCCTCTGCACCCTGGGCATCCTGATCTTCAGCCGCGTCGGCAACGCCCCGTCGGCCGCCATGCTCAAGCGCTTCGATGAAGCCGAGAAGGAGTACCGCGACGCCCACATCTAA